GACCACATCAAATGAAAACCATCACGACCGGTTACACAAAAAAACTGACAGACCCCCGAAGCTTGAATCCATGCATGTGAGCGATCTCGGTGATTGTGCGGGCTGCCAAGTTGGGGCTCAAGAGGTCGTCGTGACATCGGGCGAGGCGTCGTTTGATCAGGTAGCGGTTGACTGTCATGCCGTGTTCTTTGAATATCGCGTGAAGGTAGCGAACCGATATTCCCACTGCTGAGGCGATCTTCGTGGGAGTGAGGTCTGGGTCGAATGCGTATGCGTTGATGTAGGTGCACGCTCTGAGGAAATGCTGTGTGTGCTTTGCCCTTGAATTGTCGCTGCCGAACTGGTCGGCAAGCGCTACTCCCAAGAGGTCTAGTGCGCTGGTTGCGAGTTGGCGGGAAACTGCGTTGTCCTCGCCGAGGGCGATCGGCTCCAGCGACCGCAGGAAGGAGGATACGGGGGCGGTCACTTTGCTGTCGTTGGCCATCCGGATGGCAGTTAGGTGCTCGGGGGCGGGACAGCGTT
This portion of the bacterium genome encodes:
- a CDS encoding helix-turn-helix domain-containing protein; translated protein: MSISANTDDVAPRERFDFWHEVICTAYVRLESETLPSENPFHAEIAMAKMGPLTLSRVRSEPHAVQRSPALISAEPRDEVLVSVQLRGEAVVQQDERQAILRPGDFAMYDTTRPYDLIMREQFEMLVLQFDRQFLTERCPAPEHLTAIRMANDSKVTAPVSSFLRSLEPIALGEDNAVSRQLATSALDLLGVALADQFGSDNSRAKHTQHFLRACTYINAYAFDPDLTPTKIASAVGISVRYLHAIFKEHGMTVNRYLIKRRLARCHDDLLSPNLAARTITEIAHMHGFKLRGSVSFFV